The following are from one region of the Rosistilla carotiformis genome:
- a CDS encoding DapH/DapD/GlmU-related protein: MRIRSPEWIWKLSRRLHVGGFRRTARIVKTLNFFIHRALLPAEAIVGQNITLEHYALGIVMHPNVTIGENCRIFHHVTIAGEVVIDAPERVVIGDRVTIGVNAVILPRPYRGLTIGDDAVIGAGAVVTGDVPPRAIVVGVPGRVVRIRSEEEIRQ; this comes from the coding sequence ATGCGAATCCGATCACCTGAATGGATATGGAAATTGTCGCGCCGCTTGCACGTCGGTGGATTTCGGCGGACGGCGCGGATCGTCAAAACATTGAATTTTTTTATCCACCGGGCACTGCTGCCGGCGGAGGCGATCGTGGGACAGAACATTACACTTGAACACTACGCGTTGGGAATTGTCATGCATCCGAACGTGACCATCGGCGAAAATTGTCGGATCTTCCACCATGTCACGATCGCCGGGGAAGTTGTGATTGACGCCCCCGAACGAGTCGTGATTGGTGATCGGGTAACGATTGGTGTCAATGCGGTGATCTTGCCGCGTCCCTATCGCGGGCTGACAATCGGGGATGATGCCGTCATTGGCGCTGGCGCCGTCGTGACCGGCGACGTGCCACCGCGTGCGATCGTGGTCGGTGTTCCGGGGCGTGTGGTGCGAATTCGTAGCGAGGAAGAGATCCGGCAGTGA